One window of Aspergillus oryzae RIB40 DNA, chromosome 3 genomic DNA carries:
- a CDS encoding uncharacterized protein (predicted protein), whose protein sequence is MVFARANLLRASARAVGAASRRPAQQVARRTYASESSHSVQKSSDLPWLLGSVGLGVPAAYYLLSSGPEKKPHGGHGDHHEAVKETEKKEEQAPAGESEPQPDRDAEQKVDTEASSSSSGEKGGSFGEPPSNVDEATARGGTGGPATISGKQEGVSNADTSNPYVNEPGKSQKGEGETETAKVKGTVDPARPQA, encoded by the exons ATGGTTTTCGCTCGTGCTAATCTCCTTCGCGCATCTGCTCGCGCTGTCGGAGCTGCATCTCGTAGACCTGCGCAGCAAGTCGCTCGCCGCACATACGCCTCCGAGTCATCACACAGTGTCCAGAAATCCAGTGACCTGCCATG GTTACTAGGATCGGTCGGCCTAGGCGTACCGGCTGCCTATTACTTGCTCTCCTCCGGTCCTGAAAAGAAGCCCCACGGCGGCCACGGCGACCACCATGAGGCCgtgaaagaaacagagaagaaagaggaacagGCCCCTGCGGGAGAATCCGAGCCCCAACCCGATCGGGACGCGGAGCAGAAGGTCGACACTGaggcttcttcatcttcatctggcGAGAAGGGTGGATCATTTGGGGAGCCGCCATCTAATGTTGATGAG GCTACTGCCCGCGGCGGAACCGGAGGACCAGCTACTATCTCTGGCAAGCAGGAGGGCGTCTCCAATGCCGACACTTCCAACCCGTATGTGAATGAGCCGGGAAAGAGCCAGAAGGGCGAGGGAGAAACCGAGACGGCTAAGGTGAAGGGCACTGTGGATCCGGCACGCCCCCAGGCCTAG